CAGCACCTCGCCGCCCGCCACCTCAACGGCTGCACCGTCGTTGATCGCGGCCTGCACGAGATCCCTGCCAGCCTGCAGGTTCTCATACAGCCACTTCTCGTCGTGCTCGCGGAAATAGCGGGTCTGTACCCGTCGACCGCCGTACGACGCGTAGGCGATTCGCGCGGCACCCATCTTCGCCGTGACATTGAGCACGGGGTGCGTACGAATGCGGACGCCGACGTCACGAGGACTGAGGTCCTGCTCCTCGTATCGTTCGATGTCCAAGCGGATCTCGTGCTCGACGACGGCCAGGTGGCGAAACCAGGAACGTAGCCGTTGCGTCATCCAGATCCGCGGCAGATCCTCGTATCCGGGTCGGTAGCCGAACCAGCGACCCATCTGCAGCAGGGTGTCGTAGGTTGACGCCGACCGTACGAAAAAGCTGGCTACGAGCCCTTCCAGCGTCAGCCCTCGCGAGAGAGTATTGCCGCCGACGGCGATAGCGGTGACGGGCGGGCCGGAGTAGTTCAGGCGGTCCTTGCTCCGGCAGTTGTCCAGCACGATCGTGGTGTCCTGAACGACTTGCCGCAGTACCGGCAGCAGGGTGTCGAAGTCAACGTGCGGATACCCTCCCAGGGGCACTCTGCCCTGCTCGTCCTGCCACTGCTTTGCTAGAGAGTCGAGGAGCGTCTGATCGAAGGCCGTTAGACCGGTCAGCACTCGAGAACGAAAGCCCTCAAGAACCGGGCGGAACGCTTCGTGGACTGCCGTTGTCATGCTGGTATGCACCAGCATCGTCGAGTGTCCCGAGTCGCGTCGAAGGCGCCGTACCGCTGTGGCGAGCCAGAAGTACCGAACGGCGTCTCGAAGCGAGTCAGTCAAATCCGGTGCGAAGCCGACCGCTGCGGCCCGGGTAGCCGGACGCAGCGACGGCACCTCGTCGTCGCCGATGATGCGCACCATGTCGTAGCCGTCCAGCTCGGCGCCTCGAGCCTCGCCCTCCGCCGCGTCGCGACCGAAGATCGACTCTGCACCGAAATAGCCCTGCTGTCGCGGCAGGCTGACGATGAACGACTCGGGGTACAGGTCGTCGGCGTTCGGGTCGATCAGCACGTTCGCGAATGGTGTCGCCGTGTAGCCGAGGTAGGTCGCCCTGGGGAACAGGCTGAGGAGCTCAAGGATCTTGGGGTTGATCTGCTTAGTATCGACGCTGGCCTGATCGGCCTCGTCGTCGACGATAAGAGCCGGGATATTCGCCAGCACGGGTCGAGCGGCTTTCAACCAGGTGATCAGCTTCGTCAGGACGGTGTGCCACTTCTTCACCACGAACACGGCCACCTTCTGACCGTTGGGCTGTAGCAGGGACACGGCCTTCTGCGTCGGGCGCTGAAAATCACGCTCGACGTCAGTCATCTCGATCCAGCCGCCCTGGTTGAGATCGAACAGCTCCCTCTTGAGCCGCTGCTGGGTCTGCATGCGCAGCCCGTTGTGAATCCCGGAAAGGATAATCACGACGCGGAACCCTACATCCGCGGCCTTACCGACCACGGCTGTGAAGTTCGTGGTCTTGCCGCTCTGCACGTGCCCGACGACAAGGCCCTTCGTGGTGAACCTAGGCTCCGCAGGGTTGTCACCGAAGCCGATGATCTTCGACGAAACCTCGTTCAGCTCGTCGACACGGCTCTCCGGCCAGGCCTTGTCGTGGAGCAGGAACTTCTTGAATGGCGGCCAGAACGCGTCGTTCGGCTGCGGGCCGGCGTACCATCCGTCATCGCGCCTACCCGGAGCCGCCAGAATCTTCGGCGGATAGCCATTCTTGACTTGCGTGATGCGGCGGTCGTACTCGGCGATGACCGCGTCGGCGGCTTCCGGATGCATCTGCCGGAACCGGTCGGCCGCAAGGTCCCGCCCACGCCGGTAGACTACGTCCAGGAATGTCTCGAAGAGGGCATCGTCCACAGTCGGTCACCTTATCCGATTAGCTCCGACGCTTTTGGCTGGCTAGAGACGATCATCCAGCGCTTCGGCGATGTACTGCCCAAGGGCTTGGGCCAACTCCACCGGCACCGCATTACCGATTTGTCGCGCAATCTGAATTTTTGTGCCGCACCAGCGAAAATCGTCACCGAAGCCCTGCAAAAGGGCTGCTTCCCGGTGAGTGATCGCCCGATGCTCGGAGGGGTGAAGGTAGCGACCCTTCTCGGGCTTGAAGAATTCGGTCCGTATCGTCACCGAAGGTTTATGCCACCGGAGACGACCCATAACGTCTCCGGCTCCGCTCGTGTGCTTCAACCAACACGGTGACTTTAGACGGTCGGGAAGACTGAACCGGTTTTCACCTTCACCGATGTGTGTAAAGCGCTCTAGCGAGCGCGGGTCGTAGTGGCGAGTGACGTGAAGGTCGTAGCCGGTATATGCGCCCGGCATCGTCACGCCGAAGTGCTCGACTGTCGTCTTAGGCAGGTCACGCTGCTCCGCGGGAACCTTCATCGGCACATCAAGCAGCGCGTCGTACACCGTCTTGCGGCGATCCGCGGGCACGGACCCGTCCGGTACCTCGATCGGCTTCAGAAGGTCGCGGTGGGTGCCGATGACGATTGCCCGCCTGCGTACCTGCGCGGACCCGAAGTCGGCCGCCACCAACAGCTTCTTGTCGAGTACGTAGTCGGACAGGAGCCCGCCCTCGGTCTCCGCTTCCAGATCAGCGAATTGAGTGCTCTGCAGAAAGCGAGGAACGTTCTCGATAACGAAGGTTTTGGGCTTGATCAGACCTAGCACACGCACGTACTCACGCCACAGCTCGTTCCGCGGATCGTCGTCGCGCTTCGATCCAAGATTGGAGAAACCCTGACACGGAGGGCCGCCGACGACTACGTCGGCCTCGGGCGCCGGTTCGTCCTTCAGCCAGTCGACGATGCTGCCCGGCCACATGTGGTCCTCGCCGAAGTTCTCGGCGTAAGTAGACGCGGCAGCCAGATCAAGCTCCACCGCCGCGACCGCATCGTAGCGGCCAGTACGCCGAAAACCCTCAGTAATCCCACCACATCCGGCGAATAGGTCGATGACGCGGTACCGGTTGAGCATGGCACGAACGATAGCCGGCCAACGCTGCATCGCGCGCGTCGACCCACAAGCCCTAGCCCCGGTATACCTACTAAGCCAGAGTCGAGTATCTCGGCCTCGGCGAACCATGGACTATGCCGCCGCGCTGGCGACACCCACCACAAGGGAGCGGGCCTGTCGGATGACCGTCCCGCAGCGCGCCGACCAAGACCTCGACGCCGGGAAGCTCGAGCCTCGCTGTCGTGTACAAGTCGATCAACGCCGCTCACACCCGGGCCACGCGGCCCCCGGTGAGCGGCAACGCCGAGTTCGAGAGCTGGAAGACCGTCCGCTCGATTAGCTTCGGCCCCAATCAGGCAGGACGGCTGGTCGACACCGCCCGGATCCTCATCATCGCACTGGAATGGACCCACGGTCATCCCCAAGGGCAAGGTTTGCAACCTGGAGTTTCTATTAGATCAAGCGATGTAGGCGATCGCCTGTCCCGCCGGAGGGCTCCTGCCCTCCGTGTCCACGACCGGGCTAACCTCATGGACAAAAGTCGAAATCAGCTCACTCCATAGGGTCATTTCGCGGCAATCGATACGTTATTCAGTCCAGTATTGTTCTGGGCGGCATTCTAAGCAACCGTCCGTCATTGCCACTCAAGCGAAGCATGAAGGCCCTTAGGGACCTCGCCGGGTAGCCCTACGATCGGCCCACCTTCGGTTCACGGCTGCGCTATATCCGAGCCTTTGAGAGCCACCGATTCTCGCGAATTCCGTGCGGCTCGACTCAGAACCGCTCGCGCGCCAGCTTCTGAACATGATCGGAAGCCGCCACGAAAGGCATCTTTCCCATTACCAACCAAGACCCGGAGCATCCCGCTACAGTGCGTAGCGACGCTACGGATGCAGCGTGGCCG
Above is a genomic segment from Cryptosporangium minutisporangium containing:
- a CDS encoding Z1 domain-containing protein, with amino-acid sequence MDDALFETFLDVVYRRGRDLAADRFRQMHPEAADAVIAEYDRRITQVKNGYPPKILAAPGRRDDGWYAGPQPNDAFWPPFKKFLLHDKAWPESRVDELNEVSSKIIGFGDNPAEPRFTTKGLVVGHVQSGKTTNFTAVVGKAADVGFRVVIILSGIHNGLRMQTQQRLKRELFDLNQGGWIEMTDVERDFQRPTQKAVSLLQPNGQKVAVFVVKKWHTVLTKLITWLKAARPVLANIPALIVDDEADQASVDTKQINPKILELLSLFPRATYLGYTATPFANVLIDPNADDLYPESFIVSLPRQQGYFGAESIFGRDAAEGEARGAELDGYDMVRIIGDDEVPSLRPATRAAAVGFAPDLTDSLRDAVRYFWLATAVRRLRRDSGHSTMLVHTSMTTAVHEAFRPVLEGFRSRVLTGLTAFDQTLLDSLAKQWQDEQGRVPLGGYPHVDFDTLLPVLRQVVQDTTIVLDNCRSKDRLNYSGPPVTAIAVGGNTLSRGLTLEGLVASFFVRSASTYDTLLQMGRWFGYRPGYEDLPRIWMTQRLRSWFRHLAVVEHEIRLDIERYEEQDLSPRDVGVRIRTHPVLNVTAKMGAARIAYASYGGRRVQTRYFREHDEKWLYENLQAGRDLVQAAINDGAAVEVAGGEVLLREVDVEHVLAFLKSYHVHEDSPDLNDALITKYIRKENRQSDPALLSWSVAVVGSPPDTDEKHLVTFASGVVVGTVNRSKLKDTGGDKADIKTLMSKEHRVIDLDIPPATARRMAEADLMVSRDRDPRHRMQGLLLLYPIAKDSPPDEGNEQTRDPLQAVEHVLGMALVFPGTADDWVPNVSYIAVNPQDQPTDAEDAEEERAALSEDEA
- a CDS encoding DNA cytosine methyltransferase, coding for MLNRYRVIDLFAGCGGITEGFRRTGRYDAVAAVELDLAAASTYAENFGEDHMWPGSIVDWLKDEPAPEADVVVGGPPCQGFSNLGSKRDDDPRNELWREYVRVLGLIKPKTFVIENVPRFLQSTQFADLEAETEGGLLSDYVLDKKLLVAADFGSAQVRRRAIVIGTHRDLLKPIEVPDGSVPADRRKTVYDALLDVPMKVPAEQRDLPKTTVEHFGVTMPGAYTGYDLHVTRHYDPRSLERFTHIGEGENRFSLPDRLKSPCWLKHTSGAGDVMGRLRWHKPSVTIRTEFFKPEKGRYLHPSEHRAITHREAALLQGFGDDFRWCGTKIQIARQIGNAVPVELAQALGQYIAEALDDRL